TGAAATCAATGAAACTGGTAAGCTTCTGCTCCTCCATTCCATGATTGCTCATATTCTATGCTAAAATTGGTTCTTTTGTCCTTTGTGGATATTGAAGTTGAAGTTGGCTATTTTTGGCAGGCACAAAACTGAAGTACAAACCTGGAATTATTATGGGAGGAAGACATTTAGTTCATGATTGTGGTGTCAGTCGCTCCATTAGCTACTTCTTGGAACCGTTGATTGTGCTCGGTTTGTTTGGAAAGAAACCACTCACCATCAGGCTTAAAGGCATGCCTTTACCCTCCTTTTGATCCACTttaacttctttaatttttcttaaaggTGGTTTGGTGTTTGTTTTTCCCTTTATCTGTACTTTCAACTCATTGCATTAGGCGTTTGGGCATTATTTGATTGAGATTTGAAAAAAGTAGTGTTTGAAGTTAAATTGGAAAAAAGTATTTCGAAGCTGAAAGTCGTGTTTGGACATGAAAACAAAGTTGAAGTTGTTTagtgaaaagttaaaaaaactCGAAAAATCCattttcaaacttcaaattctatatttcaagtttgaaattaaaataatgggACAATTTAATAAACAAACACTTATTTGAAATGGATATAAGTTTAAATATTCCGAAACTTATTCATGGCCAAACGACTCCTTAAATACCAAGTGGACACTTGAACTGAGGTGTCTTTTTATAGCTAAGATTTTTCTAAACAACTTAATTGGATTAATCATCTGGAATGTTCAGGACGACATCTCATCTCTAGGTTATATTTCATACCTTAATATATCACATGTTTTCTCAGTTTTATTTGGCACTCCAATCCCCTAGTCTTATTCCTAAAATATCCTTGAACCCGTTTTCCTCATCTTAGATCCTCCCCAACCTTTGCCTGGTTTTATCAATTCTCTCACAGTCTGCCGCTGAAAGCGTCATTCAACTATCTCtacttcttttttctcttttgtttcaGGACTTCTATCATCTCTTCCATGTTTTTAAGCCTAATTTGGGACCAGAGTTGTTCTGGTGATTGATAACATGCCTGGTGGATATTCCAGCTTCACCTAAAGTAGAAGCATGATCAAAGAAATCAGTTCCTTCTCGTAACCACATTAGCTTCTAGTTCCACTTCCTCACATGCTGCCAGTCTTTGATTGTCCTTAATCAATCAATTTCATACAGGATTAGATGACCACATACACAATTGCAATTGGATTAGATGTCCACATACACAATCGCAATTTGATCCCTTGAGTTTTTGCATATAATTTTTGACTGAAAACAGAAAAGTGCAATAGCAATGACAAATTCTGAAAttctttcattaaaaaaatgacaaattctGAAATTCTATGACTTTAGATGAGAAAGATTAAAAGATTTCTAGGCAACTACATGTAAGAGATTGGCAGCCTGATAGTTACACAGCCCTGGAAATGGTTGAGGAAATAGCAAGTTTTTAATCCCTTGGTAGCCGTTATTAGTCTTAACTCTGCATTTTGTAAGAAAATCGGCCTATTTTTGACTCCTTTGGGTGGTGATTCAATGGAAGTTGACATAAAAAGGGAGATAGGATTGTTATCCAGTAAGTTACTTGGGTTTTATAGCTCAAGAAGCTCACTGGAGCTCTAGTATCACTCCCCTAAAAAGTTGTGAGGTGCaaagataaatcctaaaagTACAGAAACTTTGCTCTCGCTTTGAATTTTACAGCTTTTGGATGTTAAAACCCTTTTCCTTATAATCAAATGTGAATTCGAAAGTTTTATGCATTTGGTTATTATCGTAAGGCTTGAAATAACTTTTTTCAGGGATCACAAATGATTCAAAGGACCCATCTATTGATACTTTTCGATCAACTACTTTGCCTATATTGAAGCAATTTGGAGTCCCTGCAGAAGGATTGGAACTGAAAATTGAGAGTCGGGGAGTCGCTCCTAAAGGTGGTGGAGAAGTAGTTCTTTCAGTCCCTATGGTCCCGAATAGTTTAAAGGCGAGTTTATTTTTCATAGACTTCATTGTTTTCTATTCTGAGGTAGCTTAGCAAACTATAAGTGATCTTTTTGACCAATTGTTTTGGCGACTGCTATTATACAGGCTGTTAAATGGGTTGATGAAGGTCTGGTGAAGAGAATTAGAGGTGTTTCCTTTTCAACTAGGGTCTCTGTTCAGTTTGAGAATACCATGATACACGCAGCTCGTGGAATCTTGAATCCTTTGCTTTCAGATGTTCACATCTTTACAGATCATAAAGCTGGAGCACAAGCCGGAATGTATGATCATTTTGTAGATATCTCACACTTGCTTTCTTTTTATGTTGTAACTATCCAGGTCATGTTTTAAGTTGGAGCTGCTGATTGTATCTGGAGATCAACTTTGATTGCAGGTCACCTGGCTACGGAATTTCTTTAGTTGCAGAGACTACATCTGGTTGTGTCATATCTGTTGATACTGCAGTTTCTTATTCAAGAGGAGAAGATGATGCTGACCTAGAGGATGATAGGAAAGATCTGATCCCTGCTGAGGAAGTTGGCGAGCAAATAGCTTCTGCACTACTTGGGGAAATTAAACAGGGGGGAGTCGTTGATTCAACACATCAGGTGTGTGTAATTTTTGACAGCGTTACGCTTTATGAGTTCTAGCTGATCATATCAGGCTCTTTCAACTTTCTACATGACACTGTCTTTTACCTTTGCATCTCCACTTGAATCTCCGCTGACTCATGTGACATGTGACATTTTGGTGTGCTCATCAGTACTTCTACATTTAAATCCTGGAGCAAGCTTCTTCCAGTTCCCATTCATAAATGTTGCCTAGCACCACTTTAGGGCTGAAAATAGCAAGGATATCTCCTTTAAGATTGTCTGGTGCTCTCTCCCATGCTAGGAATTCTTGGTTCCATTGCTCACCAATCTCTTGTTTGTCTATTATAACAGGGACTGCTGTTTCTTCTATGTGCCTTGTGTCCGAAAGATGTTTCAGAAGTTCGAGTTGGGAAGCTGTCACCCTACGGAATAGAAGCATTAAGACACATCAGAGACTTTTTGGGTGTTAAGTTTGTCATGAAACCTGATGCCTCCACAGGAACTGTCAATCTTATGTGTCTTGGCTCTGGATTTCAGAATTTATCCAGAAAAGTATCATGATAAAGAATTGGTGGTGGTTTCATATACAGAAAAGTGCGACGCTTCTGTATCAGCATATTCTGAATGGCTCGACAttcatcaatgcggtggtttAGAGTGAAATCAAACACAATAGTGTCACACAGGCTGGAGATTATGATGTGGTCGCTAGTTATAAAGCTTGTAATGAGAGTGCTGTAGGAAGCAAACATGGAAATCACATGCCCTCATCTCCCATTGGGGTTGAAATTTTGGTATTAGAgttctaaattatataaattttgataataCTTCCTTTTTCTGGTTCTAGCTTTTCTTGTCTATCGAAAACAAACTCTTTACCTTCTAAAGTTTGCATACGCACCACCCTCTCCACTGCCTTGTGGGATTACATGGAGTATTGATgttgtaatttttcttttggttgaCAAATCATTTGCTTTGTGGTCAAGTTTCTAATTGGAACTGTACAAGAGGAGATCATGTACCAACttttaattaagtttaattCCCAGCAGGTTAACTAATACCAGCGAAAAGAAATTGTTTATTCCCTTTTCAAAttggaaatatttttaattaaagtacAATTAGTTAACATTGAGAAGCTCTGCAGTCCTACCTCCCATTTTATAACATGACAGGTCATTTTTAGCTACACAAAATTTCTTTTGGTCAATCCTCGAATTATCTTGAATATTCAAAAGCAATATGGACTATAAACTCTATAATATAGTCATatagatattattattatttaccgTAGAATTGTCAATAAAATTTTCCCAAACGACAAACACTAAGATCAAAATTTTTCCAAACTTAGGATGATTGTTTTGACTAGTTGTGTATATTGATTGTAGaccattataaattataattaacccTTTGATTAAAATTGCTATTCCTCAAGACCCTTTCTATTTgtaactaaatatataaaaaggaaaaaaaaaggtggAAATGGGTGTCAATATTtgtctctttcttctttttttttttccttctaaataAATTCTTCTATGACGTAGTACTTACTTCTTTCATTAGCTTTTCTTCTGTCTATTTTTAGActtctttttttatcttcacatcgtttataaaatattaaatgtaaATCATTAATTCATTTCCAATCATTGACAAcactaaaaacaattttttatgaCTAACTAAATATAGATATATCCTCGATTTGTGATATGGCATGACAAATAGTCATAATAAAAATTCGGAAAGAAGTTGAAAACACCTCTAAACTTAGTACGTTGTAAGATTGGATGTTTATTTAAGTTCAGTTAGTCAAATAGAAGAACGTTTTTAAGATTGCCACTAGTTCAAAAATGAAACTAATagtttactttaaaattttaaaatatttttaatacttttttttctattgtatATTAAAGTGTGCAAAGGAGAAAGTGAACGAGTAATATAGATGGAGGTACTAGAAATATTACTCCCtctgtctcattttatatgtttaCAAGAGTCAAACCGTTTAACTTTGACCGAACACTTGTTTATGgagtcttcaattttttttgaaatgaaatttatatatttgtaaactacgtaaagaGTACtgtaagtcacaataattgattatttaaaatgttaaaagaatctatgaaaaaacttattatcaaaaatagacttatttgaatctcgaaatatgaaaagtatcacataaaatgagacggagacagtattatttattattttcaagaaGAAGTAAAGATACAATAACATCCACTCAAAAACAATGAAACAGCAACCAAGAATGAGCCCACACGTAGCAGCTAACACCAAAAAGACaacttatcaaaaaaaaaataaaaaaaatagtgtacTTTTATTGATTGTATATTTCACCATTTCCCACCACacccaatatttatttttaacaaaattttcatattcgcccttctttctcttttttcgcCCATCTCTTCTCTCTCATTCATTGCTTCGGTTGGAGATTCCATTACAGTTCCAATTaaaaaagaaccaaaaaaaagaagagctCATAAATCACGAAATCTACATTTGTTGTTCCTTTAAATTGATTGTATCTCATGTTTTTGCACCCCTTTCACGTGTTCTTTGCCTTTTCTTGATTTCGCTTTTCATTACTTCTTCACATTCCTTTCAATACCCATtttacattaataaaaatattatcttttggCTTTCTTATCGGTTTTTGTTTCTGGGTTTTGTGTATTGTGGAAAGTTGCATCCTTGGGAGGTGCATGCTGTTGATTTTTCTGAAATCTGCATATTTTTGCGGGGTAAGAAGCAATGTATGCTTTTGTTATGATCTGAAAGCTTTTGTGTGCATTGGTTATATATCTTTGGTTTGTTTCTTTTCTGGGTATTGATTAGAGTATTGTGACTTTGCTTAGACCTGATCTCTTGCATTACTCTAGATTTGGGTTGTTTGACCTTTGATTTGGCAGCATCTAGTGGTCATAAaaacaaaatcttgaaaatgggtcggtgAATAGAAACTAGTTTGGCCTTGTTTTAGACGGCTTGTGGGTGGGGTGTGGAAGGAAGGTGAAATTACTTTGCTGATTCACTTTGCATATGTTATAATGCTGTGGTTTTAGTGTTTTTCTTTGGTTACTATTTGTTCTCTGATTATCTTTAAGGCTTGTTGAGCTTGAATTTCTAGTTGATTTTAGTGGTATGGTAGTTTGCTGTTTGTTTTTGAGTTCATATTAACAAAGGGGTTAAGGAGTCGTAGCGGAGAAGTAGTTTTAAGTTGTACATGATCTTAATGCGAGTTCTTTTGCTTCCGGTAAGGGTTCATTTAGTGGATATCCTAGGAAGGCAGCAATCCAGAAGATTGACGCCAAGGTGTGTTCAAGTTGGATCATGATTGTGTCATTGTGATTTTGGAGGATCGGACCCTTCAATTATTTAGGAGGAAGACAGAGGAGAGAATACAAGGCATTCAAGTGTATTAAATGATGTTTGTGGCTTATATTTTGAGCTATTCATAGTTGAATTGATATATATTTGGGATACAGATAATTTTCTTGTCATAGCTGCCTGTATGTGATTTGATCTTTAGGATGCTTGCAGCTACTCATTTTCATCT
This window of the Solanum pennellii chromosome 2, SPENNV200 genome carries:
- the LOC107008654 gene encoding probable RNA 3'-terminal phosphate cyclase-like protein, giving the protein MGKVSYMKLKGSQNLRIRLLLATLSSKSIIIEDIRADATWPGLRPHEVSFLRLLEKVCDDCVVEINETGTKLKYKPGIIMGGRHLVHDCGVSRSISYFLEPLIVLGLFGKKPLTIRLKGITNDSKDPSIDTFRSTTLPILKQFGVPAEGLELKIESRGVAPKGGGEVVLSVPMVPNSLKAVKWVDEGLVKRIRGVSFSTRVSVQFENTMIHAARGILNPLLSDVHIFTDHKAGAQAGMSPGYGISLVAETTSGCVISVDTAVSYSRGEDDADLEDDRKDLIPAEEVGEQIASALLGEIKQGGVVDSTHQGLLFLLCALCPKDVSEVRVGKLSPYGIEALRHIRDFLGVKFVMKPDASTGTVNLMCLGSGFQNLSRKVS